CTCTAAAATTGTCCCACGGACTACCCGCCCTCTTTGACCATTTGTATGATCTGGGAAATTTGGTCCTCGGCATATTCAAGCATCAATGGGACAGCCCCTGCCCCTCGATGCCCTCCTCCCCCAAATTGGCTGCATATCTCTCCACAGTTTACCTTGCTGGTCCGGTTAATTATGCTGTGCCCCAGGGTGGCTGCAACAAAGGATTTTTTTGGACCCCACTGCAAACGGAGCGATATATTGGCTTGGGGAAAAAGGGTATAGACAAGGAAACGATTACCCACGGGGACCTCATCGATTCGCCGGAAATCGGTGAGGATCATTTTTTCATCCAAGAGGGAATTTTCTTTGAGGATTTTCCTAAAATGAATATTTTCATCCTTTAGAAATCTTGCCCTTACCGCCACTTCTGATTTTTTAAGTACTTCATCAATGGGCATCGATTTAAGCCATTGGATCAAGCTCATAAAATATTCCTTAAATTGAACTATACCGGTCCTTCCGTCAATGGTAAATCCCAGCAGAATAACCCCCTGAGGGGCGAGAATGTCCTCCAGGGTCAGCTGGGCCGAATCCAAACGATCGGTCTCTTGAACAAGAAACTCATACTTCTTGAGCTTATCCGAGGCGTAATAATCAAAAATGACTCTTGCGGCGCTGGGTGACAAAGCATGGTTACCTTTGAAATTCTCAGGGGGCTTTATATTGCTATTGGTCAAAAGATGATGGTCAAACCATAATGCGCATTTTGGGTGATAAGGAAGGTTCGCTAGAATATCGTTTTCTGTAACCTCGAAATTATTATCGGTGATATCCTGCGGATGGATGAGTTCAATGGAATCAATTTCTTCCATGGTTGAGATTAAAACAGCGGACGTTAAACCGTCCAGATCTCCCCGTGTCACCAGCCTCATGGTTTTCTCCTTTAGGGTCCTCCGACAAGAAATGGGAGCGAACCCATTTCTCCCTCCGACCTCCGCCTACCTTTTTACTTTCCACCCAATGTTCTTTTAACCCACATTACGTTCAATGGTTTTATCTTTTCGTTAACTAAGACATTTTAGAAAACCACCATTTGACTTAGAAAAACCAATTGAGAAGTATATTGAAAACCTTAAAATATCTCAAGAAATATAAACAGAAATTTTTCCCTTGGCAACCCCGTATTTTGAACTGGATCGAACGGGAAAACCCATACTATTTTAGATAATA
The nucleotide sequence above comes from Nitrospiria bacterium. Encoded proteins:
- a CDS encoding exopolyphosphatase — translated: MRLVTRGDLDGLTSAVLISTMEEIDSIELIHPQDITDNNFEVTENDILANLPYHPKCALWFDHHLLTNSNIKPPENFKGNHALSPSAARVIFDYYASDKLKKYEFLVQETDRLDSAQLTLEDILAPQGVILLGFTIDGRTGIVQFKEYFMSLIQWLKSMPIDEVLKKSEVAVRARFLKDENIHFRKILKENSLLDEKMILTDFRRIDEVPVGNRFLVYTLFPQANISLRLQWGPKKSFVAATLGHSIINRTSKVNCGEICSQFGGGGHRGAGAVPLMLEYAEDQISQIIQMVKEGG